A stretch of Pseudoprevotella muciniphila DNA encodes these proteins:
- the leuC gene encoding 3-isopropylmalate dehydratase large subunit, with protein sequence MNTLFDKIWDQHVVQIVDDGPTQLYIDRLYCHEVTSPQAFEGMRSRGLKPFRPKQIFCMPDHNTPTHDQDKPIEDPVSRKQVDTLARNAEEFGLTHFGMLHENNGIIHVVGPEQGLSLPGMTIVCGDSHTSTHGAMGAVAFGIGTSEVEMVMASQCILQAKPKSMRITVNGTLGKGVTAKDLALYIMSRITTSGATGYFVEYAGEAVRNLSMEGRLTLCNLSIEMGARGGFIAPDEKTFEYIKGRPYAPKGEEWDKALAYWRTLRSDDDAVFDKEVLFDAADIEPMITYGTNPGMGIGISATIPEPQNQSDEKALQYMGFKAGEKMTGKKVDYVFLGACTNGRIEDFRAFAGIARGRQKAEGVVAWLVPGSWKVYEQICNEGLDKVLEEAGFEIRQPGCSACLAMNDDKIPAGKLSVSTSNRNFEGRQGPGARTCLASPLMAAAAAVTGVITDPRELL encoded by the coding sequence ATGAACACACTTTTCGACAAAATCTGGGACCAGCACGTTGTACAAATCGTTGACGACGGCCCCACACAGTTATACATCGACCGCCTCTATTGCCACGAAGTAACATCGCCACAGGCTTTTGAGGGCATGCGCAGCCGCGGACTGAAACCTTTCCGCCCGAAGCAAATCTTCTGCATGCCCGACCATAACACACCCACCCACGATCAGGACAAACCCATCGAAGACCCCGTGAGCCGCAAGCAAGTGGACACCCTCGCACGAAATGCAGAGGAATTTGGACTGACCCATTTCGGCATGCTCCACGAAAACAACGGCATCATCCATGTCGTAGGTCCCGAACAAGGTCTGTCGCTGCCGGGTATGACCATCGTCTGCGGCGACTCACACACGTCCACACACGGTGCTATGGGCGCCGTTGCTTTCGGTATCGGCACGTCAGAAGTGGAAATGGTCATGGCATCGCAGTGTATCCTGCAAGCCAAGCCGAAATCGATGCGCATCACGGTCAACGGCACACTCGGCAAAGGCGTAACCGCCAAAGACCTCGCACTCTACATCATGAGCCGCATCACCACAAGCGGCGCCACGGGCTACTTCGTGGAGTATGCGGGAGAGGCTGTGCGCAACCTGTCCATGGAAGGTCGCCTCACACTCTGCAACCTCTCCATCGAGATGGGAGCACGCGGCGGTTTCATAGCACCCGACGAAAAGACCTTCGAATACATCAAAGGACGTCCCTATGCGCCAAAAGGCGAAGAATGGGACAAGGCACTCGCCTACTGGCGTACACTCCGCAGCGACGACGATGCCGTGTTCGACAAGGAAGTGCTATTCGACGCTGCCGACATCGAGCCAATGATCACATACGGCACCAACCCGGGCATGGGCATCGGCATCTCTGCCACCATTCCCGAACCGCAAAACCAGAGCGATGAGAAAGCACTGCAATACATGGGTTTCAAGGCCGGCGAGAAGATGACCGGCAAGAAAGTGGACTACGTATTCCTCGGTGCCTGCACCAACGGCAGGATAGAAGACTTCCGCGCCTTCGCCGGCATAGCACGCGGCAGGCAGAAAGCAGAGGGCGTCGTGGCATGGCTCGTGCCGGGGTCGTGGAAGGTGTATGAACAAATCTGCAACGAAGGACTCGACAAGGTGCTCGAAGAAGCCGGATTTGAGATACGCCAACCCGGATGTTCGGCATGTCTCGCCATGAACGACGACAAAATACCCGCCGGAAAACTGAGCGTATCTACAAGCAACCGCAATTTTGAAGGCCGCCAAGGACCTGGAGCACGCACCTGCCTCGCCAGTCCGCTGATGGCTGCTGCAGCTGCTGTAACAGGTGTTATCACCGACCCACGCGAGCTACTCTAA
- the leuD gene encoding 3-isopropylmalate dehydratase small subunit — MKQKFDIIRSTCVPLPLENVDTDQIIPARFLKATDRKGFGENLFRDWRYNPDGTKKDFVLNDPTYSGCILVAGKNFGCGSSREHAAWAIADYGFRVVVSSFFADIHKQNELNNFVLPVVVSEAFLAQLLADIQTNPKTEVTVDLPNQTITNEATGESEHFDINGYKKYCLMNALDDIDFLLKNKEKIEAYENK, encoded by the coding sequence ATGAAACAAAAATTCGATATCATCCGAAGTACGTGTGTGCCCCTGCCTTTAGAAAATGTGGACACAGACCAAATCATCCCGGCACGCTTTCTCAAAGCCACCGACCGCAAAGGCTTCGGCGAGAATCTCTTCCGCGACTGGCGATACAATCCCGACGGTACAAAGAAAGATTTTGTCCTGAACGACCCCACCTACAGCGGTTGCATACTCGTGGCAGGCAAGAACTTCGGCTGCGGATCGAGCCGTGAACATGCTGCATGGGCGATAGCCGACTATGGCTTCCGCGTGGTGGTGTCCAGTTTCTTCGCCGATATCCACAAGCAAAACGAACTTAACAACTTCGTGCTGCCTGTAGTTGTCAGCGAAGCGTTCCTGGCACAACTCCTGGCAGACATCCAAACCAACCCAAAGACAGAAGTTACCGTTGACCTGCCCAACCAGACAATCACTAATGAAGCGACAGGCGAGAGCGAGCACTTCGACATCAACGGCTACAAGAAGTACTGCCTGATGAATGCCCTTGATGACATCGATTTCCTTTTGAAGAACAAGGAGAAAATCGAGGCATACGAAAACAAATGA